One genomic region from Candidatus Caldarchaeum subterraneum encodes:
- a CDS encoding large subunit ribosomal protein L5: MDNASVELLRRPRIEKVVVNCAVGEGGARLERAQKILESLVNQKPEVRKARKTIRGFGIHKGEPIALRVTLRKAAAEEFLRKGLAAVNNRIKKSSIDSMGSFSFGIKEHLDIPGTRYNPELGIIGMDVTVHLVKPGYRVSKRAYRRSKIGMGQRVSVDEAIEFLRQMGVEVVEE; encoded by the coding sequence ATGGATAACGCTTCTGTAGAGCTGTTAAGGAGGCCGAGGATAGAGAAGGTCGTCGTCAACTGCGCCGTTGGTGAGGGAGGAGCTAGGCTTGAGAGAGCGCAGAAAATCCTCGAGTCGCTAGTCAACCAGAAACCAGAGGTACGGAAAGCGAGGAAAACCATACGGGGCTTCGGCATACACAAAGGTGAGCCAATAGCGCTCAGAGTAACCCTGAGGAAAGCCGCCGCGGAGGAGTTTCTCAGAAAAGGTTTGGCAGCGGTAAACAACAGGATAAAAAAGTCTTCGATAGACAGCATGGGGAGCTTCTCCTTCGGCATCAAGGAACATCTTGACATTCCGGGGACACGTTACAATCCCGAGCTGGGGATAATCGGTATGGATGTGACGGTTCACTTGGTCAAGCCCGGATACAGGGTTTCTAAGAGAGCTTACCGAAGGTCGAAGATCGGCATGGGTCAGCGGGTATCGGTGGATGAGGCAATCGAGTTTCTGAGGCAAATGGGTGTGGAGGTGGTTGAAGAGTGA
- a CDS encoding small subunit ribosomal protein S14: protein MKHKPPKQRKFGKGVHVCRRCGTSVGVIRKYGLYICRRCINEIAPKLGFVVYD, encoded by the coding sequence GTGAAACACAAACCGCCTAAGCAGAGGAAATTCGGTAAAGGCGTCCATGTCTGCAGGAGATGTGGCACAAGCGTCGGCGTCATCAGAAAATATGGACTCTACATCTGCAGAAGATGCATTAACGAAATCGCTCCTAAGCTAGGTTTCGTTGTGTATGATTAG
- a CDS encoding small subunit ribosomal protein S8, with protein MTDLVSALFTTLQNNEMVRNRECIVKASNLVAEILKVLQRTGYIGAFEYIDNGRGGLFRVQLLGRINRSAPIRPRMSVKANQFEMFEQRYLPARNVGILVVTTPKGVMSHEDAKKMKTGGRLLGYVY; from the coding sequence ATGACGGACCTCGTTTCAGCTTTGTTCACAACTTTGCAAAACAACGAGATGGTTCGAAACAGAGAATGCATAGTTAAAGCGAGTAACCTAGTAGCAGAGATTCTGAAGGTTCTTCAGAGGACTGGATACATCGGAGCGTTTGAATACATAGACAACGGCCGTGGAGGATTGTTTAGAGTGCAGCTTCTAGGTAGAATAAACAGGTCCGCCCCAATACGGCCTAGGATGAGCGTGAAAGCAAACCAGTTCGAGATGTTTGAACAACGCTACCTGCCGGCTAGAAATGTGGGCATCCTCGTTGTCACAACACCCAAGGGCGTCATGTCCCATGAAGACGCTAAAAAAATGAAGACAGGAGGGAGGTTGCTGGGCTATGTCTACTAA
- a CDS encoding large subunit ribosomal protein L6: MSTKFIEEEFQIPDKVNVRIDGKTLVFEGTKGRVLKDISHIPAEVKIEDGKIVFRVPGRSRKAKALLGTLVSIARNAATGVTKGYVYKMKVVSSHFPITVKVVGGEVHITNFIGEKYVRRAKIVGDVKVQVKGDEIIITGVDRESVGQTAANIENATRIPRKDPRKFLDGIYVMEKAVGE, encoded by the coding sequence ATGTCTACTAAGTTTATTGAAGAAGAATTCCAGATACCTGACAAAGTGAATGTCAGGATTGACGGGAAAACTCTCGTCTTCGAAGGCACTAAGGGCAGAGTCTTAAAGGACATAAGCCATATCCCTGCGGAGGTTAAGATTGAGGATGGAAAGATTGTTTTCAGAGTTCCCGGGAGGTCGAGAAAAGCGAAAGCCCTACTAGGCACCCTCGTCTCTATTGCCAGAAACGCGGCGACGGGCGTCACCAAAGGATATGTCTACAAAATGAAGGTTGTTTCTTCACACTTCCCGATAACTGTTAAGGTGGTGGGTGGAGAGGTTCACATAACAAACTTCATTGGAGAGAAATATGTGCGGCGGGCTAAGATTGTCGGCGATGTGAAGGTGCAGGTGAAGGGCGACGAGATAATAATAACTGGTGTTGACAGGGAGAGCGTTGGCCAGACGGCGGCAAACATAGAGAACGCCACACGTATCCCGAGAAAAGACCCACGCAAGTTTCTCGACGGGATTTATGTGATGGAGAAGGCTGTGGGTGAGTAG
- a CDS encoding large subunit ribosomal protein L32e has product MSSMLPAKVLRKRRKTPKFVRQESWRYVRLETGYRRPRGKDSRMRLQKSGSPPLAKIGYGSPKTYRGLHPSGLRDVLVASVAELERLSPERDAVRISGRLGLRKKQEVFEAAKSRGFKVLNPPAKQGG; this is encoded by the coding sequence GTGAGTAGCATGTTGCCCGCCAAGGTGTTGAGGAAAAGGAGAAAAACTCCAAAGTTCGTGCGGCAGGAGAGCTGGAGATACGTAAGGCTTGAGACAGGCTACAGAAGGCCGCGGGGAAAAGACAGCCGCATGAGGCTTCAGAAAAGCGGCTCACCTCCTCTTGCGAAAATCGGCTACGGGTCGCCCAAAACATATCGGGGTCTTCACCCATCTGGCCTGCGAGACGTTCTCGTTGCATCGGTTGCTGAGTTAGAGAGGCTCTCACCGGAGAGGGATGCTGTGCGTATTTCGGGGCGGCTTGGCCTGAGGAAGAAGCAGGAGGTTTTCGAGGCAGCTAAGTCCCGTGGCTTCAAGGTTCTTAACCCGCCTGCTAAACAGGGTGGTTGA
- a CDS encoding large subunit ribosomal protein L19e, giving the protein MTLEMQKRLAADLLKCGVTRVRFDPERLEDIESAITRDEIRGLIKDGAIYKVPEKGVSRARVERGRKRGEGSRKGAKHSLVPRKRMWMTRVRAQRRFLKQLREKGLIDSRGYRLIYSFVKAGNFKSVASLREFIKSKGLLKEVSTP; this is encoded by the coding sequence ATGACGCTTGAGATGCAGAAAAGGTTAGCCGCTGATTTGCTCAAATGCGGCGTGACCCGTGTGAGGTTTGACCCGGAGAGACTGGAGGACATCGAGTCAGCGATTACAAGAGACGAGATAAGGGGGCTGATAAAAGACGGGGCAATATACAAGGTTCCTGAAAAAGGTGTCAGCAGGGCGCGTGTCGAGCGCGGCCGTAAAAGAGGTGAAGGAAGCAGGAAAGGCGCCAAACACTCTCTCGTGCCGAGAAAAAGAATGTGGATGACCCGTGTCAGAGCACAGAGACGTTTCCTCAAACAGCTTCGCGAGAAGGGTTTGATAGACTCACGTGGATACAGGCTTATTTACAGCTTCGTGAAGGCAGGCAACTTTAAATCCGTCGCCTCTCTCCGCGAATTCATTAAAAGCAAAGGATTGTTAAAGGAGGTATCGACACCATGA
- a CDS encoding large subunit ribosomal protein L18: MTEVLQRVKPRRRRQGYTDYRKRLKLVKSGLERLVIRRGSRRIVVQIVKSKAGGDETLVTVGSEVLRKYGWRASLKSVPAAYLTGLLAGKKALEKGVEKAIVDIGVYRSVKGSRLYAVVKGALDAGLEIPVSEEVLPDDDRIHGKHISDYVAAIGDSPVGFQFIASDKEYLRKLGEEVERIKREILGGGEDE; encoded by the coding sequence ATGACAGAAGTTTTGCAGAGGGTTAAGCCACGGCGAAGGCGTCAGGGCTACACCGATTACAGAAAACGACTCAAGCTGGTGAAGTCAGGGCTTGAAAGACTGGTCATCCGCCGTGGAAGCAGGCGAATAGTTGTTCAAATCGTGAAATCCAAGGCCGGCGGCGACGAAACACTCGTGACCGTCGGCTCAGAGGTTCTCAGAAAATATGGTTGGAGAGCGTCGCTGAAATCTGTTCCAGCGGCCTATTTGACGGGTTTGCTGGCGGGTAAGAAAGCTCTGGAGAAGGGTGTGGAGAAGGCGATTGTCGACATCGGTGTCTACAGGTCTGTCAAAGGCTCGAGGCTTTACGCTGTTGTCAAGGGAGCCTTGGACGCGGGGCTCGAAATCCCTGTCAGTGAAGAAGTTTTACCCGACGATGACAGAATCCACGGAAAACATATCTCAGACTATGTAGCAGCGATTGGCGACAGCCCAGTTGGTTTCCAGTTCATCGCCTCGGACAAGGAGTATCTTCGCAAACTCGGTGAAGAGGTTGAGAGAATCAAGCGCGAGATTTTAGGAGGTGGAGAAGATGAGTGA
- a CDS encoding small subunit ribosomal protein S5 has protein sequence MSEWVPRTRLGRLVQEGKINSLDQIFQMHGRVLEPEIVDRLLPNLEQEVIDVKLVQRQTDAGEKTRFKALVVVGNRDGYIGIGTGKSTQVVLAIEKAIRNAKLNIVPVVRGCGSWECACGEPHSLLVKSEGKYGSVRVQLLPAPRGLGLVAGESQKVVLALAGVKDCWTRSFGETRTSLSVVGAVYEALKRTAEAVLPSLWRTV, from the coding sequence ATGAGTGAGTGGGTTCCTCGGACACGTTTGGGTCGTCTAGTCCAAGAGGGTAAGATAAACTCGCTGGACCAGATTTTCCAGATGCATGGTCGTGTGCTTGAGCCGGAGATTGTGGATAGACTGCTGCCTAACCTCGAGCAGGAGGTTATAGATGTCAAGCTTGTTCAGAGACAGACCGATGCGGGAGAAAAAACACGGTTCAAGGCCCTTGTCGTAGTCGGTAACAGAGACGGATACATCGGAATAGGCACAGGCAAGTCAACCCAAGTGGTCCTCGCCATAGAGAAAGCCATCCGCAACGCCAAGCTCAACATCGTCCCCGTTGTACGTGGATGCGGAAGCTGGGAATGCGCATGCGGAGAACCCCACAGTCTTTTGGTCAAATCCGAGGGAAAGTATGGGAGCGTGAGGGTTCAGCTACTACCCGCTCCACGAGGCCTCGGACTGGTCGCTGGCGAGTCGCAGAAGGTTGTTCTGGCTTTGGCGGGTGTTAAAGATTGCTGGACGAGAAGCTTCGGCGAAACAAGGACATCGCTTTCGGTGGTCGGCGCCGTCTACGAAGCCCTGAAACGCACAGCCGAAGCCGTGTTACCCAGTCTATGGAGGACTGTGTAA
- a CDS encoding large subunit ribosomal protein L30, translating into MALVAVIRIKGHVGIKPEIKKTLESLKLDKAFKAALFNESDTLNGMLKKAQRYLTWGRPNKHTILTLLKKAGVGGEDVETFAEKLEKGEEKLSQPVYVSLHPPSQGFKNTVKRSYKYKGEYGDRGEAINELIRRMV; encoded by the coding sequence ATGGCCCTAGTCGCGGTTATAAGAATCAAAGGCCACGTCGGAATAAAACCCGAGATCAAGAAAACTCTCGAGTCGCTCAAACTTGATAAGGCTTTCAAAGCCGCGCTGTTCAACGAAAGCGACACTCTCAACGGGATGTTGAAGAAGGCGCAGCGGTATCTGACATGGGGGAGGCCCAACAAGCACACCATCCTGACGCTGCTGAAGAAAGCAGGCGTAGGCGGCGAAGACGTGGAGACATTTGCAGAAAAGCTGGAGAAAGGAGAGGAAAAACTCAGCCAACCGGTCTACGTCTCGCTGCATCCACCGAGCCAAGGCTTTAAAAACACAGTCAAAAGAAGCTACAAATACAAAGGCGAATATGGCGACAGAGGCGAAGCCATAAACGAACTAATCCGACGCATGGTTTAG
- a CDS encoding large subunit ribosomal protein L15: MKIMPTRLRKVRKHRGSRTHGWGQIGQHRKTGAKGGRGMAGGHKHKWTKLLNTDYFGKNGFAPLVRREEKTANLLTVSMLAEKSGNNLINLVEAGYTKLLGDGKITTPLTIVVEKWSKKAEEKVKQAGGNLVKPAELVQR; encoded by the coding sequence GTGAAAATTATGCCGACAAGGCTTCGTAAGGTCCGGAAGCACAGGGGCTCGCGGACACATGGATGGGGCCAGATAGGACAGCATAGAAAAACCGGTGCAAAGGGAGGCAGAGGAATGGCCGGTGGACACAAACACAAATGGACGAAACTGCTGAACACAGACTACTTTGGGAAAAACGGCTTCGCACCACTAGTAAGGCGGGAGGAGAAGACAGCCAATCTTTTGACAGTCTCGATGCTGGCCGAAAAGAGTGGAAACAACCTCATAAACCTCGTCGAAGCAGGCTACACCAAATTACTCGGAGATGGAAAAATAACCACACCGCTTACAATAGTGGTGGAGAAGTGGAGTAAAAAAGCGGAAGAAAAAGTGAAGCAAGCGGGCGGAAACCTTGTTAAGCCAGCTGAGCTGGTGCAGCGATGA
- a CDS encoding preprotein translocase subunit SecY, whose amino-acid sequence MSEKSATRTLIEKVSKILPEIKKPGRKVGLGEKLVWTALALIIYTWMGHTILYGLPQGTQVGQSPALLNVVFAQKTGTLITLGIGPIVTAGLILQLLVGAELIKLDLSKPEDRGLFTSTSKLLGIVIALFQSAAYVYAGFFGPTNATQNIAIFIQLVAATILIMLLDELVQKGWGLGSGISLFIVAGVAEEIFVALFSPIILPDQAYQGIILASIQAIFTGNLPSILVRQSGYPDLVGLFSTIFLVLALIYIEAIRVEIPISYAKFQGYRAKYPVKLLYVSNVPIIFATTVFSNIFYLGSLVWSRFNPNNDNIFLNLIGTYRFDEQLGTVVSTGGLAYYVIGPRGIASVLQDPVRAVVHAALLIVFAVLFAKFWVQVSGLAPEKVAEQLIQAGMQVPGFRRSPEVIAAVIGKYIGTVTILGGLIIGLVASVADYVAVFGSGIGLLLTIGILQQYYQLLIRERISEMYPGLGKLLGRE is encoded by the coding sequence ATGAGCGAAAAATCAGCCACCAGAACACTCATAGAAAAAGTCTCGAAAATTCTTCCCGAAATTAAGAAGCCTGGAAGAAAAGTTGGCCTAGGAGAGAAACTGGTCTGGACAGCCCTCGCCCTCATAATCTACACCTGGATGGGCCACACAATTCTCTATGGTCTTCCGCAAGGGACACAGGTGGGACAAAGCCCAGCCCTTCTAAACGTCGTCTTCGCACAGAAGACAGGCACACTAATCACTTTGGGCATAGGCCCGATAGTTACAGCAGGCCTCATATTGCAGCTTCTCGTCGGAGCTGAGCTGATAAAGCTCGACCTAAGCAAGCCCGAGGACAGAGGACTATTCACGTCGACGAGCAAGCTTCTCGGTATAGTGATAGCGTTGTTCCAGAGCGCCGCCTATGTCTACGCAGGTTTCTTCGGACCAACCAACGCAACCCAGAACATAGCCATCTTCATACAGCTTGTAGCCGCCACCATACTCATCATGCTTCTCGACGAGCTTGTCCAGAAAGGATGGGGCCTAGGAAGCGGCATAAGCCTCTTCATAGTCGCCGGAGTAGCCGAGGAAATCTTCGTCGCGCTCTTCTCGCCAATCATCTTACCCGACCAAGCCTACCAAGGAATAATACTGGCATCAATACAGGCAATCTTTACCGGAAATCTACCAAGCATCCTAGTTCGTCAGAGCGGATACCCAGATTTAGTCGGACTCTTCTCAACAATTTTCCTAGTTCTCGCGCTGATATACATTGAGGCAATCCGTGTAGAAATACCTATATCATATGCAAAGTTCCAGGGCTACAGGGCCAAGTATCCGGTAAAGCTTCTCTATGTCTCAAACGTGCCCATAATCTTCGCCACAACAGTCTTTAGCAACATCTTCTATCTCGGCTCACTTGTCTGGAGCCGCTTCAACCCCAACAACGACAACATCTTCCTAAACCTAATCGGCACATACAGGTTTGACGAGCAGCTGGGAACAGTCGTATCGACGGGAGGGTTAGCATATTATGTAATAGGACCCCGAGGAATAGCCTCAGTGCTCCAAGACCCTGTCAGAGCGGTTGTCCACGCAGCTCTGTTGATAGTCTTCGCTGTCTTGTTCGCCAAATTCTGGGTACAGGTATCTGGGCTGGCTCCCGAGAAAGTTGCCGAGCAGCTCATTCAGGCAGGTATGCAGGTGCCTGGCTTCAGGCGCTCTCCTGAAGTCATCGCAGCGGTCATCGGCAAGTATATCGGAACAGTGACCATCCTCGGCGGCCTCATCATAGGCCTGGTGGCTAGCGTGGCAGACTATGTGGCGGTTTTCGGCTCCGGCATAGGGCTTCTGCTGACCATAGGCATCCTCCAACAGTACTACCAGCTGCTCATACGTGAAAGAATATCGGAGATGTACCCTGGGTTGGGCAAGCTATTGGGGAGGGAGTAA
- a CDS encoding cytidylate kinase has protein sequence MSGKPVICLAGFAAVGKSTVGKIVAKRLGLKYVSGGDALKELAAEMGYRPGGPGWWETAKGIEFLSLRARDPSFDRKVDRKLLEICRRGGVVVDSWVMPWLYKGRAFKVWLTADYRSRAERMAKRSKISVKQASRLLRSRDRKSAAIYERLYDIRIGRDFSPLHLIVDTSGLSPKQVAEVVVQTARNFFKAPTRRRRRQE, from the coding sequence ATGTCCGGTAAACCAGTCATCTGTCTCGCCGGGTTCGCCGCCGTAGGCAAATCCACCGTTGGAAAAATTGTCGCTAAACGTCTTGGGCTAAAGTATGTCTCTGGAGGCGACGCCCTCAAGGAGCTGGCCGCGGAGATGGGATACCGGCCCGGTGGCCCAGGCTGGTGGGAGACAGCTAAGGGGATAGAGTTTCTCAGCCTGAGGGCCCGTGACCCCAGCTTTGATAGGAAGGTTGACAGGAAGCTGTTGGAGATTTGTAGACGTGGCGGTGTGGTGGTTGATTCGTGGGTGATGCCGTGGCTCTATAAAGGGAGAGCGTTTAAGGTGTGGCTTACCGCAGATTATAGGAGCAGGGCTGAGAGGATGGCTAAACGTAGCAAAATCTCTGTGAAGCAGGCGTCACGTTTGTTGAGGAGCCGTGATAGGAAAAGCGCAGCAATCTATGAACGGCTTTACGACATCAGGATTGGCCGTGATTTTTCTCCTTTACATCTTATAGTCGATACCTCAGGGCTTAGTCCGAAGCAGGTCGCCGAAGTTGTTGTCCAGACGGCTAGGAACTTTTTCAAAGCCCCCACTCGGCGGCGGCGGAGACAAGAATAG
- a CDS encoding large subunit ribosomal protein L14e — translation MVDESFVGRVVVKTRGRDAGLKGVVVSVYGDGYVLVTGPKPLTGLRRRRVNASHIIPTPHKLSITKEASDEDVMKAIKEAGLEKYMAEPHAIKQSALEAELRSPRQT, via the coding sequence ATGGTTGATGAATCGTTTGTAGGACGTGTAGTGGTCAAGACGCGGGGCAGGGACGCAGGGCTGAAGGGAGTGGTTGTATCAGTCTACGGAGACGGCTACGTCCTTGTCACAGGCCCCAAACCCCTAACTGGACTGAGAAGGAGAAGAGTGAACGCTTCACACATCATTCCCACACCTCACAAGCTTTCAATAACGAAAGAAGCTTCAGACGAGGATGTGATGAAAGCCATAAAGGAAGCCGGTTTGGAAAAATATATGGCTGAACCACATGCAATCAAACAATCCGCCTTGGAAGCGGAGCTACGAAGTCCTCGTCAAACGTGA
- a CDS encoding signal-transduction protein, whose product MLLKQLVRRGPITIDSSATLYDVVRIMAEQNIGFIVVLENGRMVGVLSERDVVRTLAERRDFGVKVGEICKRDIITLPADASVEDAAEEMGRHRIRHIVVVDNAGKLVGVVSARDVLQELYAQESGTD is encoded by the coding sequence ATGTTGCTGAAGCAGCTGGTGAGAAGAGGGCCTATAACCATAGATTCTTCTGCGACTCTTTATGATGTTGTCAGGATTATGGCGGAGCAGAACATCGGGTTTATTGTTGTTTTGGAGAATGGGCGGATGGTTGGGGTTTTGTCTGAGCGGGATGTGGTGCGGACGCTTGCTGAGCGGAGGGACTTTGGTGTGAAGGTGGGTGAGATTTGTAAAAGAGATATTATCACCCTTCCCGCTGACGCCTCTGTTGAGGATGCTGCCGAGGAGATGGGGAGGCATAGGATAAGACATATTGTTGTGGTCGATAACGCGGGCAAGCTCGTGGGGGTGGTGTCGGCGAGAGACGTTCTCCAGGAGCTATACGCCCAGGAGAGTGGAACAGACTAG
- a CDS encoding peptide/nickel ABC transporter ATPase subunit: protein MVVLENVTASYNMRRGLLGSRSVKVVDGVSLSIPENEAVALVGESGSGKTTVGKLSIRLLKPLTGRIFYDGLDVTRLPENRLGKLRRETRMIFQDPYASLNPYMSVGEFVEEPLLIHGVEDKAERVEIVYKALEEVRLTPPQDFAQKYPHMLSGGQRQRVAIARAIVLKPRYLVADEPVSMIDASSRAEVLEVLKTLQKDYRMAILYIAHDLATTRYFADRVAVMYLGRIVEMGEVEEILSEPLHPYTQGLIASIPEPDPGNRFVERETIQGEPPSPQNIPSGCRFHPRCPKAFERCRVEDPPLREVRRGRWVACHLY from the coding sequence TTGGTCGTTCTCGAGAACGTAACCGCCTCGTATAACATGCGGCGAGGCCTGTTGGGGTCGCGTTCAGTAAAGGTTGTCGACGGCGTCAGCCTCTCCATACCCGAGAACGAGGCTGTGGCTTTGGTTGGTGAGTCGGGTAGCGGGAAAACAACCGTCGGGAAACTGAGCATAAGACTTCTCAAACCACTCACCGGCCGAATATTCTACGATGGATTAGATGTGACCCGTCTGCCTGAAAATAGGTTGGGAAAACTGAGGCGGGAGACACGCATGATTTTCCAAGACCCCTACGCAAGCCTCAACCCTTACATGAGTGTAGGAGAGTTTGTTGAGGAGCCGCTGCTTATCCATGGTGTGGAGGACAAAGCAGAGAGGGTTGAAATTGTTTACAAGGCTCTCGAGGAAGTGAGGCTCACTCCGCCTCAGGATTTTGCGCAGAAATATCCGCATATGCTTTCGGGAGGCCAGCGTCAACGTGTCGCGATAGCACGAGCAATCGTGTTAAAGCCAAGGTACCTGGTCGCGGATGAGCCCGTCTCGATGATTGACGCATCTAGCAGAGCTGAGGTGCTTGAAGTGCTTAAGACGCTTCAGAAGGATTACCGCATGGCCATTCTATACATCGCCCATGATCTTGCGACGACGCGTTACTTCGCTGACAGGGTTGCGGTCATGTATCTGGGAAGGATAGTGGAGATGGGTGAAGTTGAGGAAATTTTGTCCGAGCCTCTGCACCCATACACACAGGGGTTGATAGCATCTATCCCCGAGCCTGACCCCGGCAACAGGTTTGTTGAGCGAGAGACTATACAAGGCGAGCCCCCCTCACCCCAGAACATCCCAAGCGGCTGCAGGTTTCATCCACGTTGTCCTAAGGCCTTTGAACGCTGCCGAGTTGAAGACCCGCCGCTCCGTGAAGTGAGAAGGGGCCGGTGGGTGGCCTGTCATTTATACTGA